Proteins encoded by one window of Candidatus Omnitrophota bacterium:
- a CDS encoding efflux RND transporter periplasmic adaptor subunit, with the protein MAKMSPKNLRIVILILMVVLVMVLAKKLAKPPPQPPKGRTTATKVSPKLTRGAEVKKEEKKKKKEEKAPQIPSALEQLLMGTGEAEKIPVKVYKISRTDFQDELPIVGTVRSIPEIDLKFEINGRVAEIRFKEGERVKKGELIARLDQKDAQLELSWAEAKYNAALAEAEAVKKRAETIEKLYEVGAIVEARVEEARAEVKASEERAKVAKAEVESAKSRLEKTNLYASQNGIMGPRDLDVGEFVTPNERLGTLFSEENTFIEVGVIEKDIGKVQTGQRVIVNVDAYPYTDFYGVVENIFPNLEARTRTLNVRIRLIETKTTLLPGMFARTRIVVYTKKNALVVPSTALSVEGRRYFVPVVKDNRVRNKEVFTEYATLDYAVIARGLEEGELVIVETPGLKKLKDGTPVEITETQEKLASGK; encoded by the coding sequence ATGGCAAAAATGTCTCCTAAGAATTTAAGGATTGTAATTTTGATACTTATGGTGGTGTTAGTGATGGTTTTAGCGAAGAAATTAGCCAAGCCACCTCCGCAACCCCCAAAAGGGAGGACTACTGCTACTAAGGTTAGTCCCAAACTTACGCGGGGCGCAGAAGTGAAAAAGGAAGAAAAAAAGAAGAAAAAAGAGGAAAAAGCACCTCAGATTCCTTCTGCCTTGGAACAATTGCTGATGGGCACGGGTGAGGCAGAGAAAATTCCCGTTAAAGTTTATAAAATCTCCCGCACCGATTTTCAGGATGAACTGCCCATTGTGGGAACAGTAAGGAGTATTCCGGAGATAGACCTGAAGTTTGAGATAAATGGCAGAGTGGCAGAAATCCGGTTTAAGGAAGGAGAGCGGGTGAAAAAAGGAGAGCTTATTGCCCGGTTAGACCAAAAAGATGCCCAGTTAGAACTCTCTTGGGCAGAGGCAAAATATAATGCGGCGTTAGCAGAGGCAGAAGCAGTAAAGAAACGTGCAGAGACTATTGAGAAATTGTATGAAGTAGGGGCAATTGTAGAAGCACGGGTGGAAGAAGCAAGAGCAGAAGTCAAAGCCTCAGAAGAAAGAGCCAAAGTAGCAAAGGCAGAAGTAGAATCGGCTAAATCAAGACTGGAAAAGACTAATCTCTATGCTTCTCAAAATGGGATTATGGGCCCCCGGGACCTAGATGTAGGAGAGTTTGTTACCCCCAATGAACGTTTGGGAACGCTTTTTAGTGAAGAGAATACTTTTATTGAAGTGGGGGTGATTGAAAAAGATATAGGTAAAGTTCAGACGGGTCAGAGGGTCATTGTAAATGTTGACGCTTATCCCTATACTGATTTCTATGGAGTAGTAGAAAATATCTTTCCTAACTTAGAAGCACGTACCCGCACCTTGAATGTACGCATCAGACTTATAGAAACCAAAACGACGCTTCTTCCAGGAATGTTTGCCCGGACAAGGATTGTGGTCTATACGAAAAAGAATGCCTTGGTTGTTCCCAGCACCGCACTGTCAGTAGAAGGGAGAAGATATTTTGTTCCCGTTGTTAAGGATAATCGGGTAAGGAATAAAGAAGTGTTTACCGAGTATGCCACGTTAGACTATGCAGTGATTGCCCGTGGATTGGAAGAAGGGGAATTGGTTATTGTTGAGACGCCGGGATTAAAGAAATTAAAAGACGGAACTCCTGTGGAGATTACCGAGACCCAAGAGAAATTGGCCTCGGGTAAATAG
- a CDS encoding efflux RND transporter permease subunit, with product MRLPEFSVRKPVTVTMIFLGVALLGYISWTRLPQALFPAITYPQITVVTVYENAAPEEVEILITKVIEEVVGTVPNLKRISSISKEGLSTIILEFNWGTNMDLASLAVREKIDLIKERLPLGAQDPIVMKYNPFELPVVILSVTGPISPLELREVCRKVIKDEIEKIEGVASANITGGWEREIIVEVDQGRLSANGIPILRIVNALKETNFSFPAGTIKETFFEYLIRTMGEFERVNEVKSVVIEAMEPNPPKTRYEMFLQEREKKEKDRRLISLSDLATVRDAWKEQTSISRYNGKDNVTVSVMKQADANVVLTARKVREVLEKIKDRIPKQLNVEVIYDQSEFIRASIQDLKTNAWQGGVLAFLVLLLFLREFRSSLIISLSIPVSIMAALCMMYFQGISINMMSLGGLALGVGMIVDNSIVVLENIYRYRKQYGKGFREAVILGATEMGSAITGSTLTTVVVFVPLIYVVGIAGQLFREMALTITYSLLISLVVALTLVPRLAAIGSEKKEIEISKEVRKKEPKFFLKIGNAYARLIAIFLKFRFIGLFLIGLVFILSIGMLAKSDRELLPKIDERQFVLKLEMQTGTKLEVTDRICREVEKALLSIPDIEGVSLAIGSTREERTGEVVETMGSHQARFVVNLKKVNRRDPGYRSTQEIINVFQEELAHANLEGARLEYILQESVFKMAFQAGKPISLEIKGHDLKTLEAISKDMEKMLQGISGVYGVTSSLAPPHPETKVNVLKDKAAYYNLSVNDIAMSAQVAIKGHVATKFKEMGQEYDIRVRLREEDRNEMNKLRQILIHSNALDVDIPLSDVAYIVSGTGPSQIERLDQQRVIVLSANIYKRGFDKVAKDIESALSRYRIPEGFTIKLGGERKDMEESFKSLRFALILSLILNYMVMASEFESLWQPFIIMFNLPLSIIGVALAIFFTRTTLNSVVILGTIMLGGIVVNNGIVLIETINSLRKEGMVVEKALIQAGLQRVRPIMMTSLTTILGLLPLALGLGEGAELRAPMAITVIGGLLSGTFLTLLVIPALYLIVFRFFALFRKKEVLVEIEPPEIIHEGVKPIPVEITPEVKILPEKETVPQISGIPFAEEKLPLVEEEKLGGLNERQKKFLAELKTKIRLTRKDYIKLFNVSMPTAARDIKILVEKGFIRAKGPAGPGRWYELT from the coding sequence ATGAGATTACCTGAGTTTTCAGTAAGAAAGCCGGTTACGGTAACCATGATTTTTCTGGGAGTGGCGCTTTTAGGATACATTTCCTGGACAAGACTTCCCCAAGCACTTTTTCCTGCCATTACTTATCCCCAGATTACAGTAGTTACCGTTTACGAAAACGCTGCTCCCGAAGAGGTAGAGATTCTTATCACCAAAGTTATTGAAGAGGTGGTAGGTACTGTACCTAATCTTAAACGCATTTCTTCTATCTCCAAAGAGGGTCTTTCCACAATTATTCTAGAATTTAACTGGGGAACCAATATGGATTTGGCTTCTTTGGCAGTGCGGGAGAAAATTGATTTAATTAAAGAAAGACTTCCCTTAGGCGCGCAAGACCCGATTGTAATGAAATATAATCCTTTTGAACTTCCGGTAGTGATTCTTTCGGTTACCGGACCAATCAGCCCTCTGGAATTACGCGAGGTCTGCCGTAAGGTAATCAAAGATGAAATAGAAAAAATTGAGGGTGTTGCCTCCGCAAACATTACCGGAGGATGGGAAAGGGAAATCATCGTGGAAGTTGACCAAGGAAGACTTTCCGCAAACGGAATTCCTATTTTGCGCATTGTTAATGCCTTGAAGGAAACAAATTTTTCTTTTCCTGCAGGGACAATAAAGGAGACATTTTTTGAGTATCTGATTCGCACCATGGGAGAATTCGAAAGGGTTAATGAAGTAAAGAGTGTGGTAATCGAAGCAATGGAACCCAACCCACCAAAGACTCGTTACGAAATGTTCTTGCAGGAAAGAGAGAAGAAAGAAAAAGATAGACGCCTGATTTCTCTTTCCGATTTAGCCACGGTAAGAGATGCTTGGAAGGAACAAACCTCCATCTCCCGCTACAACGGCAAAGACAATGTGACGGTTTCGGTAATGAAACAGGCGGATGCCAATGTTGTGCTTACCGCACGTAAGGTAAGAGAGGTTTTGGAGAAGATTAAAGATAGAATTCCTAAACAATTGAATGTAGAAGTTATCTATGACCAGTCGGAATTTATCCGCGCTTCCATCCAGGATTTAAAGACAAATGCCTGGCAGGGAGGCGTGCTTGCCTTTTTAGTACTTTTGTTATTCTTGCGCGAGTTCCGTAGTTCTTTGATTATCAGTCTCTCCATACCTGTTTCCATTATGGCTGCGCTGTGCATGATGTATTTTCAGGGCATAAGTATCAATATGATGTCCCTAGGAGGATTGGCTTTAGGAGTGGGAATGATTGTAGATAATTCCATCGTTGTTTTGGAAAACATTTATCGTTATCGCAAACAGTATGGCAAAGGATTTAGGGAAGCAGTTATTTTGGGAGCAACCGAGATGGGCTCGGCAATTACCGGTTCGACATTGACTACCGTTGTCGTTTTTGTTCCCCTAATCTATGTGGTGGGAATTGCCGGGCAACTTTTCCGAGAAATGGCTTTGACCATTACCTACTCTTTGCTTATTTCTTTGGTTGTTGCTTTGACGCTTGTTCCTCGTCTGGCAGCAATAGGTAGCGAAAAAAAAGAGATAGAGATTAGTAAAGAGGTAAGGAAAAAAGAGCCAAAATTCTTCTTAAAGATCGGTAATGCCTATGCAAGACTAATTGCTATTTTTTTAAAATTTCGTTTTATAGGTCTTTTTCTCATTGGACTTGTTTTTATTTTGAGTATTGGGATGCTTGCTAAATCGGACCGAGAATTGTTGCCCAAAATTGATGAGAGGCAGTTTGTTCTGAAATTAGAGATGCAGACCGGAACAAAATTAGAAGTAACCGACCGAATATGCCGAGAGGTGGAGAAAGCACTTTTAAGTATTCCCGATATAGAAGGCGTAAGTTTGGCTATCGGTTCTACACGTGAGGAAAGAACCGGTGAAGTGGTGGAGACGATGGGTTCGCACCAAGCACGCTTTGTTGTGAATTTAAAGAAAGTGAATCGCCGGGACCCTGGTTATCGCTCGACGCAAGAGATAATTAATGTTTTCCAGGAGGAATTGGCGCATGCAAATTTGGAAGGAGCGCGTCTGGAGTATATTTTGCAAGAAAGTGTGTTCAAGATGGCTTTTCAGGCAGGTAAACCCATAAGTTTAGAAATAAAAGGGCATGATTTAAAAACTCTGGAAGCAATTTCCAAAGATATGGAGAAAATGTTGCAAGGAATTTCTGGGGTTTATGGAGTTACTTCCTCACTCGCTCCTCCCCATCCTGAAACAAAAGTCAATGTTTTAAAAGATAAGGCAGCTTACTATAATCTCTCGGTAAACGATATCGCTATGTCTGCCCAAGTGGCTATCAAAGGACATGTCGCCACCAAGTTTAAAGAAATGGGGCAGGAATATGATATAAGAGTGCGATTGAGGGAAGAGGACAGGAATGAGATGAATAAACTAAGGCAGATATTGATTCATTCTAATGCGCTTGATGTGGATATTCCGCTTTCTGATGTTGCCTATATTGTTTCCGGAACCGGTCCAAGTCAGATTGAAAGATTAGACCAGCAGAGAGTAATCGTCCTTTCTGCTAATATTTATAAACGTGGATTTGATAAAGTGGCGAAGGACATTGAATCTGCTTTATCCCGCTACAGGATACCCGAGGGATTTACTATAAAGTTGGGAGGCGAGCGTAAGGATATGGAAGAATCTTTTAAATCATTGCGTTTTGCCCTTATCCTTTCACTTATTCTCAACTATATGGTTATGGCTTCGGAATTCGAATCTTTATGGCAACCGTTTATTATTATGTTCAATCTTCCTCTATCAATAATCGGTGTTGCCTTGGCAATATTTTTCACCCGTACCACTTTAAATTCGGTGGTGATTTTAGGAACGATTATGTTGGGAGGAATTGTGGTTAATAATGGAATTGTTTTAATCGAGACGATAAACAGCCTCCGTAAGGAAGGGATGGTTGTAGAGAAGGCTTTAATCCAGGCAGGATTACAGAGGGTGCGTCCGATTATGATGACCTCGTTGACTACAATATTGGGACTACTTCCGCTTGCTTTGGGTTTAGGAGAGGGAGCTGAATTGCGTGCGCCGATGGCAATTACGGTTATTGGAGGGCTATTATCCGGAACATTCTTGACCCTTTTGGTGATTCCAGCTCTCTATTTAATCGTGTTTAGATTCTTTGCCCTCTTTAGAAAGAAGGAGGTTTTAGTAGAGATTGAGCCGCCGGAAATAATTCACGAAGGCGTAAAGCCCATTCCTGTAGAAATAACCCCGGAGGTAAAAATACTACCTGAGAAAGAAACAGTTCCTCAAATTTCCGGCATTCCTTTTGCCGAAGAGAAACTTCCTTTAGTGGAAGAGGAGAAACTCGGCGGATTGAACGAACGTCAGAAAAAGTTTTTAGCAGAGTTAAAGACAAAAATTCGTCTTACACGCAAAGATTATATTAAATTATTTAATGTTTCTATGCCCACTGCTGCACGGGATATTAAGATTTTGGTAGAAAAAGGTTTTATCCGTGCTAAAGGTCCTGCAGGACCGGGGAGATGGTATGAACTGACATAA